The following coding sequences are from one Lysinibacillus sp. FSL W8-0992 window:
- a CDS encoding ArpU family phage packaging/lysis transcriptional regulator, with the protein MDILKNIDGKATQKAIENILRQYRTYQLTTPEDLLPTITANYSLNMPSYSGGFQSKVEEAAIRNVEYYKQAKAFFERFNRAFYKLTQKERQIIVMACLEETPLYNYQISKKLHISERTFYRIKAQALYKLALALRVEVYEVKSQ; encoded by the coding sequence GTGGATATCTTAAAAAACATCGATGGAAAAGCTACTCAAAAGGCCATTGAAAATATCTTACGACAATATCGTACGTATCAACTGACAACCCCTGAGGATTTGTTGCCGACGATTACAGCAAATTATTCGTTAAACATGCCATCCTATAGTGGAGGATTTCAATCAAAAGTTGAAGAAGCAGCAATACGAAATGTAGAGTATTACAAGCAAGCGAAAGCCTTTTTTGAACGATTTAATCGTGCATTTTATAAGCTGACGCAAAAAGAGCGACAGATTATTGTTATGGCTTGTTTAGAGGAAACACCTTTGTATAATTATCAAATTTCAAAAAAGCTTCATATTAGTGAGCGTACTTTTTATCGCATAAAGGCACAAGCATTGTATAAATTGGCATTAGCATTGCGCGTGGAGGTATATGAGGTGAAGAGTCAATGA
- a CDS encoding tyrosine-type recombinase/integrase, giving the protein MNFVQPIRDIDMIRDVRKTLQDNPRDELLFCFGIYTGLRISDILRLKVGDVRHKQVLFIKESKVQKKKQNKTKRIPILKELQKVLIPYIENKEDWEYLFKSRQGKNKPITRVRAYAILRAAALTNGLDEIGTHTLRKTFGYHVYQEEKDVALLQDIFNHSAPYITLKYIGINQDAIDQAYQKLNKRLKF; this is encoded by the coding sequence ATGAATTTTGTCCAGCCAATACGTGATATAGACATGATTCGTGATGTTCGTAAAACATTGCAAGACAATCCACGTGATGAGTTGCTCTTCTGTTTTGGTATTTATACTGGGCTAAGAATAAGCGACATTTTGCGTTTAAAGGTGGGAGATGTTCGTCATAAGCAAGTGTTGTTTATAAAAGAGTCAAAGGTGCAGAAAAAGAAGCAGAATAAGACGAAACGCATTCCGATTTTAAAAGAATTGCAAAAAGTGCTCATTCCGTACATTGAAAATAAGGAAGACTGGGAATATTTATTCAAATCACGACAAGGTAAAAATAAACCAATCACAAGAGTGAGGGCATATGCTATATTACGAGCAGCTGCTTTAACTAATGGCTTAGACGAAATAGGGACACATACTCTACGTAAGACCTTTGGTTATCATGTGTATCAAGAAGAAAAAGATGTGGCGTTGCTGCAGGATATTTTTAATCATTCAGCTCCCTATATTACATTGAAATATATTGGGATAAATCAAGATGCAATCGATCAAGCTTATCAAAAATTAAATAAAAGATTGAAATTTTAA